In one Brienomyrus brachyistius isolate T26 chromosome 12, BBRACH_0.4, whole genome shotgun sequence genomic region, the following are encoded:
- the LOC125704499 gene encoding macrophage mannose receptor 1-like codes for MMGYNVFLLLKLLLISEFHSHCSCLSHQYHFVNINLTWTDAQTYCRENYADLATIENMKEMNRITESVGSDYTGEAWIGLKNGTSWRWQWSSGEGDTGYTNWDTDATYNQNNGNYCVGMRPNSYWNNIPCSYWNTTGHFICYTAPTCKDGINATWNFTWINQHMNWSDAQSYCRYNYTDLAIVRNKEDNDLIHKIVPSHTWAWIGLFRDTWGWSDLSNSSFRNWKIGQNDYVNNTCALAQVTWPGTRDVTPCAEKHPFICYDDNLILVNSNMIWNKALHYCRTYHSDLVSVHNEEIQYWVSRRAEKASTDHVWLGLRFSCYLNFWSWVSAENVWYQNWAPNNISNSNLCGTTGAVQSKDPNYWVSLPETKELNFICSKYPSVQGYEAEPESSECLRGINPYQGVTDHVLTGKRTVVSLTVSTDGDIKDPAFSSHLLTQLKAKLISTGMSEGTELSWRTQPDGQIFHLKD; via the exons AGTTTCACAGTCACTGTTCATGCCTTTCACATCAGTACCATTTTGTAAACATAAACCTGACCTGGACTGACGCCCAGACTTACTGCAGAGAGAACTATGCTGACTTGGCTACCATTGAGAATATGAAGGAAATGAACAGAATAACTGAGTCTGTAGGCTCTGATTATACTGGGGAGGCTTGGATAGGACTGAAGAATGGAACATCATGGAGATGGCAGTGGTCCTCAGGAGAAGGAGACACAGGGTACACCAACTGGGATACGGATGCAACGTACAACCAGAATAATGGCAATTACTGTGTTGGGATGCGACCCAACAGTTATTGGAATAATATTCCATGTTCATATTGGAATACAACTGGGCATTTCATCTGTTATACTG CTCCCACCTGTAAAGACGGAATAAATGCTACCTGGAACTTCACCTGGATTAACCAACATATGAATTGGTCTGATGCTCAGAGCTACTGCAGATACAATTACACAGACCTGGCCATTGTGAGGAATAAAGAAGATAATGACTTGATACATAAAATTGTTCCAAGTCACACTTGGGCATGGATTGGCCTGTTCCGGGACACATGGGGATGGTCAGACCTGTCAAACTCCTCATTCCGTAACTGGAAAATTGGCCAAAATGATTATGTGAATAACACATGTGCTTTAGCTCAGGTCACCTGGCCTGGGACAAGGGATGTGACTCCATGTGCTGAAAAGCATCCATTCATATGCTATGATG ATAACCTGATCTTGGTAAATAGTAACATGATCTGGAATAAAGCCCTGCATTACTGCAGAACGTACCATTCGGACTTGGTGTCTGTCCACAATGAGGAGATCCAGTACTGGGTCAGTAGGAGAGCTGAGAAGGCCTCCACTGATCATGTCTGGCTGGGGCTGCGCTTCTCCTGCTACCTGAACTTCTGGTCCTGGGTCAGTGCAGAAAATGTCTGGTACCAGAACTGGGCCCCAAACAACATATCCAACAGTAACTTGTGTGGAACCACAGGGGCAGTACAATCTAAAGACCCAAATTACTGGGTCAGCCTGCCTGAGACTAAGGAGCTCAACTTCATCTGCTCCAAATATCCAA GTGTACAGGGGTATGAAGCCGAGCCTGAAAGCTCTGAGTGTCTGCGAGGTATAAACCCATATCAAGGTGTAACAGATCATG TTCTTACAGGAAAGAGAACAGTGGTGAGTCTGACTGTCAGTACTGATGGAGACATAAAGGATCCTGCATTCAGCAGCCATCTGTTAACACAG CTAAAGGCGAAACTGATCAGCACAGGCATGTCAGAAGGCACCGAATTATCCTGGAGGACTCAACCTGATGGCCAAATCTTCCATCTAAAGGACTAA